The following proteins are encoded in a genomic region of Bubalus kerabau isolate K-KA32 ecotype Philippines breed swamp buffalo chromosome 13, PCC_UOA_SB_1v2, whole genome shotgun sequence:
- the PDRG1 gene encoding p53 and DNA damage-regulated protein 1 encodes MLSPEAERVLRYLVEVEELAEEVLADKRQIVDLDTKRNRNREGLRALQKDLSLTEDVMVCFGNMFIRMPHPETKEMIEKDQEHLDKEIERLRKQLKVKVNRLFEAQGKPELKGFNLTPLNQDELKALKVILKG; translated from the exons ATGCTGTCGCCCGAGGCGGAACGGGTGCTGCGGTACctggtggaggtggaggagcTCGCCGAGGAGGTGCTGGCGGACAAACGGCAG ATTGTGGACCTGGATACCAAAAGGAATCGGAACCGGGAGGGCCTGAGGGCCCTGCAGAAGGATCTCAGCCTCACTG AAGACGTGATGGTTTGCTTTGGGAACATGTTTATCAGGATGCCTCACCCTGAGACAAAGGAAATGATTGAGAAAG ATCAGGAACATCTggataaagaaatagaaagactCCGGAAACAACTTAAAGTGAAGGTCAATCGCCTCTTTGAGGCCCAAG GCAAACCGGAGCTGAAGGGCTTTAACCTGACCCCCCTCAACCAGGATGAGCTTAAAGCTCTCAAGGTCATCTTGAAAGGATGA